One region of Hemiscyllium ocellatum isolate sHemOce1 chromosome 4, sHemOce1.pat.X.cur, whole genome shotgun sequence genomic DNA includes:
- the neurod6a gene encoding neurogenic differentiation factor 6-A, giving the protein MTKERVERVKLRRTEANARERKRMHGLNNALDNLRKVVPCYSKTQKLSKIETLRLAKNYIWALSEILRIGKRPDLLTFVQNLCKDLSQPTTNLVAGCLQLNTRNLLMDQNGDGAHIARSQFSSTLYTYQTPDLGSPSVQSPMDSSSKSIKPYSYCGAYESFYQNASPECVSPQFDGPLSPPINFNGIFSLKQEDPSDYVKNYHYGMHYSAVPASRPLGQSYMFSPAMRCVVPTDSTFPYDFHLRNETLSMQDELNAVFHN; this is encoded by the coding sequence ATGACGAAAGAAAGGGTTGAGCGAGTCAAACTGAGGAGGACTGAGGCCAATGCCAGGGAGAGAAAGCGGATGCATGGGCTCAACAACGCCCTTGACAACCTTCGCAAAGTTGTCCCATGTTATTCCAAAACACAGAAACTCTCCAAGATAGAAACATTGCGCCTCGCTAAGAACTACATCTGGGCTCTGTCGGAGATCCTGCGCATTGGCAAGAGACCTGACCTGCTGACGTTTGTCCAAAATCTGTGTAAAGACTTGTCTCAGCCCACCACCAATCTGGTAGCTGGCTGCCTGCaactcaacaccagaaacttacTGATGGATCAGAACGGAGATGGAGCTCATATCGCCAGGTCACAGTTTTCCTCCACCCTCTACACCTACCAAACCCCCGATCTCGGCAGCCCCTCAGTACAAAGTCCAATGGACAGCTCCTCCAAGTCCATCAAACCTTACAGCTACTGTGGTGCTTATGAGTCTTTCTACCAGAACGCTTCTCCCGAGTGTGTGAGCCCACAGTTTGACGGTCCCCTCAGTCCTCCAATTAACTTTAATGGGATTTTCTCCCTGAAGCAAGAAGATCCATCTGACTATGTGAAAAATTATCACTATGGCATGCATTATTCTGCTGTGCCAGCCAGCCGTCCCCTTGGACAGAGCTACATGTTCAGCCCAGCCATGCGATGTGTGGTGCCCACAGACAGTACATTTCCTTACGATTTCCATCTGCGCAACGAGACACTTTCAATGCAGGACGAATTAAATGCGGTTTTTCATAATTAA